A single genomic interval of Pithys albifrons albifrons isolate INPA30051 chromosome 11, PitAlb_v1, whole genome shotgun sequence harbors:
- the LOC139677171 gene encoding non-structural maintenance of chromosomes element 4 homolog A-like isoform X4 has protein sequence MRGSAAGARDATVLRGQKPKGGNRGRAEHGGPFRQRDSAMAHRGDASPAASREWPQGADTASERARRVGIGDGADSPRSRTIRRQYRELISAPQQNREEMLSSKSNRLTEALEEANELFDREPFLHLQLVHRFPS, from the exons ATGAGAGGCAGCGCAGCCGGAGCGCGGGACGCGACggtgctgaggggacag aaGCCGAAAGGGGGAAATCGGGGCCGCGCAGAGCACGGGGGGCCTTTCCGGCAGCGCGACTCGGCCATGGCGCACCGCGGGGACGCCTCCCCGGCCGCCTCCCGGGAGTGGCCGCAGGGCGCGGACACGGCGAGCGAGCGGGCGAGGCGTGTGGGCATCGGAGATGGAGCCGACAGTCCGCGCAGCCGGACGATCCGCAGGCAGTACCGGGAGCTCATCTCAGCCCCTCAGC AAAATCGTGAGGAGATGCTGAGTTCAAAAAGCAACAGGCTGACAGAAGCTCTGGAAGAAGCCAATGAACTCTTTGATAGAG aGCCATTTTTGCATCTTCAGCTGGTTCACCGATTTCCTTCTTGA
- the LOC139677171 gene encoding non-structural maintenance of chromosomes element 4 homolog A-like isoform X1, giving the protein MRGSAAGARDATVLRGQKPKGGNRGRAEHGGPFRQRDSAMAHRGDASPAASREWPQGADTASERARRVGIGDGADSPRSRTIRRQYRELISAPQQNREEMLSSKSNRLTEALEEANELFDRALFRLYLTTMGINGTEGEENGSEPGGFLPGDAWEKLGEEALKCLRRAPTFHYLAIFASSAGSPISFLNFVIDPNSFARTVENCFMCPSL; this is encoded by the exons ATGAGAGGCAGCGCAGCCGGAGCGCGGGACGCGACggtgctgaggggacag aaGCCGAAAGGGGGAAATCGGGGCCGCGCAGAGCACGGGGGGCCTTTCCGGCAGCGCGACTCGGCCATGGCGCACCGCGGGGACGCCTCCCCGGCCGCCTCCCGGGAGTGGCCGCAGGGCGCGGACACGGCGAGCGAGCGGGCGAGGCGTGTGGGCATCGGAGATGGAGCCGACAGTCCGCGCAGCCGGACGATCCGCAGGCAGTACCGGGAGCTCATCTCAGCCCCTCAGC AAAATCGTGAGGAGATGCTGAGTTCAAAAAGCAACAGGCTGACAGAAGCTCTGGAAGAAGCCAATGAACTCTTTGATAGAG CTCTTTTTCGGTTGTACCTGACCACCATGGGCATAAATGGcactgaaggagaagaaaatggcaGCGAACCTGGTGGGTTTTTACCAGGTGATGCCTGGGAGAAACTGGGAGAAGAAGCACTAAAGTGCTTGAGAAGAGCACCTACTTTTCACTATCT aGCCATTTTTGCATCTTCAGCTGGTTCACCGATTTCCTTCTTGAATTTTGTGATTGACCCAAACTCCTTTGCACGCACTGTGGAAAACTGTTTCATGTGTCCTTCCTTGTAA
- the LOC139677171 gene encoding non-structural maintenance of chromosomes element 4 homolog A-like isoform X3 encodes MRGSAAGARDATVLRGQKPKGGNRGRAEHGGPFRQRDSAMAHRGDASPAASREWPQGADTASERARRVGIGDGADSPRSRTIRRQYRELISAPQQNREEMLSSKSNRLTEALEEANELFDRVCCAPEAALDAQFLL; translated from the exons ATGAGAGGCAGCGCAGCCGGAGCGCGGGACGCGACggtgctgaggggacag aaGCCGAAAGGGGGAAATCGGGGCCGCGCAGAGCACGGGGGGCCTTTCCGGCAGCGCGACTCGGCCATGGCGCACCGCGGGGACGCCTCCCCGGCCGCCTCCCGGGAGTGGCCGCAGGGCGCGGACACGGCGAGCGAGCGGGCGAGGCGTGTGGGCATCGGAGATGGAGCCGACAGTCCGCGCAGCCGGACGATCCGCAGGCAGTACCGGGAGCTCATCTCAGCCCCTCAGC AAAATCGTGAGGAGATGCTGAGTTCAAAAAGCAACAGGCTGACAGAAGCTCTGGAAGAAGCCAATGAACTCTTTGATAGAG TGTGCTGTGCACCAGAGGCTGCTCTGGATGCCCAGTTTCTGCTCTGA
- the LOC139677171 gene encoding EP300-interacting inhibitor of differentiation 3-like isoform X2, whose protein sequence is MAHRGDASPAASREWPQGADTASERARRVGIGDGADSPRSRTIRRQYRELISAPQQNREEMLSSKSNRLTEALEEANELFDRALFRLYLTTMGINGTEGEENGSEPGGFLPGDAWEKLGEEALKCLRRAPTFHYLAIFASSAGSPISFLNFVIDPNSFARTVENCFMCPSL, encoded by the exons ATGGCGCACCGCGGGGACGCCTCCCCGGCCGCCTCCCGGGAGTGGCCGCAGGGCGCGGACACGGCGAGCGAGCGGGCGAGGCGTGTGGGCATCGGAGATGGAGCCGACAGTCCGCGCAGCCGGACGATCCGCAGGCAGTACCGGGAGCTCATCTCAGCCCCTCAGC AAAATCGTGAGGAGATGCTGAGTTCAAAAAGCAACAGGCTGACAGAAGCTCTGGAAGAAGCCAATGAACTCTTTGATAGAG CTCTTTTTCGGTTGTACCTGACCACCATGGGCATAAATGGcactgaaggagaagaaaatggcaGCGAACCTGGTGGGTTTTTACCAGGTGATGCCTGGGAGAAACTGGGAGAAGAAGCACTAAAGTGCTTGAGAAGAGCACCTACTTTTCACTATCT aGCCATTTTTGCATCTTCAGCTGGTTCACCGATTTCCTTCTTGAATTTTGTGATTGACCCAAACTCCTTTGCACGCACTGTGGAAAACTGTTTCATGTGTCCTTCCTTGTAA